A portion of the Acidisarcina polymorpha genome contains these proteins:
- a CDS encoding GntR family transcriptional regulator: MAEIPLYAKVEEVIASEIARGHLKPADRLPSEDELVARFQVSRITVRRAIQNLIARGVVEIRRGHGTFVLAPRITQELTQLTGFVEDMDTHGRTASASVLSQGIVAANETVARQLRISTGTRVTRIERVRFADSIPLSFDETFLPLAIGQKVVRHDLRTNPIFTLLEKKYGLPLTDAEYRLEAVAASAYIAKALGIPKGSPIFRIERTSFTNGNEPVDYEMLSYRGDLIQFVTRLARRSTAEETPHKTKRPARKR; encoded by the coding sequence ATGGCCGAGATTCCGCTCTATGCAAAGGTTGAGGAAGTGATAGCCTCGGAAATTGCGCGTGGACACTTGAAACCCGCAGACCGTCTGCCGAGTGAAGACGAGCTTGTTGCCCGCTTTCAGGTCAGTCGCATCACCGTGCGAAGAGCGATCCAAAATCTCATAGCTCGGGGAGTAGTGGAAATACGAAGAGGTCATGGCACGTTTGTGCTGGCGCCAAGGATTACGCAGGAGCTGACACAGCTCACCGGATTCGTAGAGGATATGGACACCCACGGAAGAACAGCCTCAGCAAGCGTGTTGAGTCAAGGAATTGTCGCGGCGAACGAAACAGTGGCACGCCAGCTACGAATTAGCACAGGGACTCGTGTCACACGGATTGAGCGGGTGCGGTTTGCTGACTCCATTCCATTGTCCTTCGATGAGACATTTCTCCCGCTCGCCATCGGTCAAAAGGTGGTTCGCCACGACCTGCGGACAAACCCAATCTTCACCCTGTTGGAAAAGAAGTATGGACTTCCTTTGACTGATGCGGAATACAGGCTGGAAGCGGTTGCAGCTTCCGCATACATCGCGAAGGCACTTGGTATTCCCAAGGGCTCGCCTATCTTCAGGATCGAGCGAACTTCGTTTACGAATGGCAACGAGCCCGTGGACTACGAGATGCTCTCCTATCGCGGCGATCTTATTCAGTTTGTTACGCGGTTGGCGCGACGTTCAACTGCAGAAGAGACACCTCACAAGACGAAGCGGCCTGCTCGCAAGCGGTAA
- a CDS encoding DoxX family protein: MKTANEAPLPGNCPKKPFANYVALPLRLIAGYGFLEHGIAKWSKGPASFAAILHATGVPAPHFMAWLTIAVELFGGAAFLLGAFVSLFSIPAIILLAVAIVTVHLPYGFSSIKLLSVTDGRAQFGPPGYECDLLYIACIVAIVLAGPGPWSIDAYRLRAGRFVL; encoded by the coding sequence ATGAAAACTGCTAATGAAGCTCCATTACCCGGCAATTGTCCGAAGAAGCCTTTTGCGAATTATGTGGCCCTCCCGCTACGCCTTATCGCCGGATATGGCTTTCTAGAGCACGGAATCGCAAAATGGTCCAAGGGGCCAGCTTCCTTTGCGGCAATCCTGCATGCGACTGGTGTGCCCGCGCCCCACTTCATGGCGTGGCTTACTATTGCCGTTGAGTTGTTCGGGGGAGCGGCCTTTCTTTTGGGAGCGTTCGTTTCTCTGTTCAGCATCCCGGCTATCATTCTCCTTGCCGTGGCAATCGTAACCGTACATCTGCCCTATGGCTTCAGCTCCATAAAGCTATTAAGCGTCACGGATGGACGGGCACAATTCGGCCCCCCAGGCTATGAATGTGACTTGCTTTACATCGCGTGCATTGTCGCAATCGTCCTGGCAGGTCCAGGTCCCTGGTCAATCGATGCTTACCGCTTGCGAGCAGGCCGCTTCGTCTTGTGA
- the chrA gene encoding chromate efflux transporter produces MCDGLVNGPTFAEALRFWSRLVWTSFGGTAAHIAIMHDDLVEQKKWISNEDFLHALSHCMLLPGPEAQQLAIYIGWKLHGKRGGIAAGSLFVLPSMLVLLALSIVYVRYGHLPWIAAMFGGLKPAVVSLVMLALFRVAKRALVRTLQWVVTGSAFVALAWFHAPLPLVMVAAIGLGLLVGWRRPSWLIAENSVLRTQERSGRIPLEVRNMIGSALVAVGSGFVLWMVPLMLLSLLRRDFSFWKLLSLFFTRTAFVTIGGSYTVLPYVARLAVTKFHWLNHAQMLDGFALAETTPGPLIIVVAFVGFMAGFNHFHGSIWMGTVALLVTTFYTFLPCFVFVFAGAPLIEQTHGTRTVEAALKLITAVVVAAITELTLFLGKGVLFPHLQSGLSGLDWISLLWILLSLACLNFVGLKVGGLIILSLAMGLLRWAASML; encoded by the coding sequence ATGTGTGATGGTTTGGTGAACGGTCCGACGTTCGCTGAGGCGCTCCGCTTCTGGTCGCGACTGGTATGGACAAGCTTTGGCGGAACAGCAGCCCATATCGCGATCATGCACGACGATCTGGTCGAGCAGAAGAAGTGGATCAGCAATGAAGACTTTCTACACGCTCTGAGTCACTGCATGCTTCTGCCCGGGCCAGAGGCACAGCAGCTTGCTATCTACATAGGCTGGAAGCTGCATGGAAAAAGGGGCGGCATTGCTGCCGGCTCGCTGTTTGTGCTTCCGTCGATGCTTGTCCTGCTTGCGCTCAGCATCGTTTACGTCCGCTACGGGCATCTGCCCTGGATCGCGGCGATGTTCGGCGGTTTGAAACCGGCGGTCGTGTCTCTTGTAATGCTGGCGCTGTTTCGGGTCGCGAAGCGTGCTCTTGTCAGAACCCTGCAATGGGTCGTCACTGGCAGCGCATTTGTCGCGCTGGCCTGGTTTCATGCCCCACTTCCGCTCGTCATGGTAGCAGCCATCGGGCTTGGATTGCTGGTGGGATGGAGGCGTCCCAGTTGGCTGATTGCTGAAAATTCAGTTCTGCGTACTCAAGAGAGAAGCGGCCGCATTCCATTGGAAGTGCGGAACATGATCGGATCAGCGCTGGTGGCCGTCGGAAGCGGTTTCGTCCTCTGGATGGTTCCGCTGATGCTTCTCAGTTTGCTTCGCCGTGACTTCAGCTTCTGGAAGCTCTTGTCATTGTTCTTCACGCGAACAGCCTTCGTGACGATAGGGGGCTCTTACACCGTCCTTCCCTACGTCGCTCGGCTGGCCGTAACCAAGTTCCACTGGCTGAACCATGCCCAGATGCTCGACGGCTTTGCTTTGGCGGAGACGACTCCAGGTCCGCTGATCATTGTTGTGGCATTCGTTGGCTTTATGGCGGGATTCAATCACTTTCACGGATCGATCTGGATGGGGACCGTGGCACTGCTTGTCACCACGTTTTACACGTTTCTGCCTTGCTTTGTGTTCGTATTCGCGGGTGCCCCTTTGATTGAGCAGACGCATGGAACCCGGACAGTAGAAGCAGCTCTAAAGCTGATTACCGCGGTTGTCGTTGCCGCAATCACGGAGTTGACGTTGTTCCTCGGCAAAGGAGTGCTCTTTCCTCACCTTCAGTCTGGGCTGTCTGGTCTTGATTGGATCTCTCTCCTATGGATACTGCTGTCTCTTGCGTGTCTGAATTTCGTAGGCCTGAAGGTAGGGGGGCTGATCATTTTGAGCCTGGCTATGGGTCTACTCCGATGGGCGGCTTCAATGCTGTGA
- a CDS encoding FAD-dependent oxidoreductase yields MEITGAEINGGHVSPSNETSSREGITAEFRRDLAFPKLTEEMVQRLRPYGREEAFPAKVVLYTHGDRRTDMFVVLEGGIDVLLPSANGGTKVFARHRELNFSGEFNLLNSQRAVVEAQTAIESRLLRISREALQRLMRAEGDIANLIVQATIWRRIGILGEASSGVLLRGRAEDAQMTTLRRFFVRNSYPHRIVEVTPETDDSAVQETLPAVTLSDGRVLPRPSIAELADELGITELPDAALTYDVAVVGAGPAGLAAAVYAASEGLCTIVIEGIAPGGQAGTSSKIENYLGFPTGVSGQQLASRAQLQALKFGVHFAISREIVTADQHHGIHKLMLSGGIPVHARSVVVASGAQYRKLSVPNYSQFENRGLYYAATAMESLLCRDQEVIVVGGGNSAGQAAVFLSGIAKHVHHIVRGQSLASTMSQYLISRIESSAHITLYTESEIETLEGKSTLESVTWVHHKTGVRTAKPIRSVFVMIGAEPNSGWLFGSVKLDQKGFILTGGPHGFESTPYATSVPGMFAVGDVRANSVKRIASAVGEGSVVISDVHRYLADHRNPLTAQPDSALAALRAATAH; encoded by the coding sequence ATGGAAATAACAGGCGCGGAGATTAACGGAGGACACGTCTCTCCATCGAACGAGACCAGCTCTCGGGAGGGAATCACGGCTGAGTTTCGGAGAGATCTTGCCTTTCCGAAGCTCACTGAAGAAATGGTCCAAAGGCTGCGCCCCTATGGCCGCGAAGAGGCTTTTCCTGCCAAGGTGGTCCTCTATACCCATGGTGACCGTCGAACCGATATGTTTGTTGTCCTCGAAGGCGGCATCGATGTTTTGCTCCCATCTGCAAACGGCGGAACCAAGGTCTTCGCTCGTCATCGCGAGTTAAACTTCAGTGGGGAATTCAATCTACTCAACTCTCAAAGGGCTGTGGTTGAAGCGCAGACCGCCATCGAGAGCCGCCTCTTGCGCATATCACGCGAAGCACTGCAACGCCTCATGCGCGCCGAAGGAGACATCGCTAATTTGATCGTGCAGGCGACTATATGGCGCCGTATCGGCATCCTTGGTGAGGCTTCGAGCGGCGTGCTGCTTCGGGGGCGAGCAGAAGATGCGCAGATGACTACCTTGCGGCGCTTCTTCGTTCGCAATAGTTATCCACATAGAATTGTCGAAGTTACGCCTGAGACGGATGACTCCGCCGTTCAGGAGACGCTGCCTGCCGTCACTCTTTCGGACGGCCGCGTCCTGCCTCGCCCAAGCATTGCGGAGCTTGCTGATGAACTGGGCATCACCGAACTGCCAGACGCGGCGCTTACCTACGACGTAGCCGTCGTTGGAGCAGGACCTGCGGGACTTGCAGCCGCAGTCTACGCAGCATCTGAAGGCCTCTGCACCATCGTTATTGAGGGCATTGCTCCCGGAGGACAAGCGGGCACCAGCTCAAAGATCGAGAACTATCTGGGCTTTCCAACTGGCGTCTCCGGCCAGCAACTCGCCAGCCGGGCACAACTTCAGGCACTGAAGTTCGGAGTCCATTTCGCGATCTCCCGGGAGATAGTGACGGCCGATCAGCACCACGGTATTCACAAGCTCATGCTGTCGGGCGGCATCCCGGTACATGCACGATCTGTTGTAGTAGCGTCTGGCGCGCAGTATCGCAAGCTTTCTGTTCCCAACTACAGCCAATTCGAAAATCGGGGTCTCTATTACGCTGCAACCGCAATGGAGTCGTTGCTCTGTCGAGATCAAGAAGTCATTGTCGTTGGAGGAGGAAATTCCGCAGGTCAAGCAGCCGTCTTTTTGTCCGGCATCGCAAAGCACGTCCACCACATCGTTCGCGGCCAATCGCTCGCGAGCACCATGTCGCAATATCTGATCTCGCGAATTGAGAGCTCTGCGCACATCACGCTCTACACTGAATCCGAGATTGAGACGCTCGAAGGAAAATCCACCCTTGAATCCGTCACCTGGGTGCATCACAAAACAGGTGTCAGGACGGCAAAGCCGATTAGGAGCGTTTTCGTCATGATCGGCGCTGAGCCGAACTCAGGATGGCTCTTCGGCTCCGTAAAGCTTGACCAGAAGGGATTCATCCTCACCGGCGGCCCACATGGATTTGAAAGCACTCCCTACGCTACCAGTGTCCCAGGCATGTTCGCCGTGGGGGATGTGCGCGCCAACTCCGTGAAGCGCATTGCGTCTGCCGTCGGGGAGGGCTCCGTGGTGATTTCGGATGTCCATCGCTACCTCGCAGACCATCGGAATCCTCTCACAGCACAGCCAGATTCCGCGCTGGCCGCACTCCGCGCAGCTACCGCTCATTAG
- a CDS encoding CGNR zinc finger domain-containing protein gives MCKRVDQNQDERRCVHWFHCLARAGRRRWCSMAICGNCLKVKSYRQRPRSL, from the coding sequence ATCTGCAAGAGAGTCGACCAGAACCAGGATGAGCGCCGCTGCGTTCACTGGTTCCACTGTTTGGCCAGGGCAGGCCGGAGACGTTGGTGCAGCATGGCGATCTGCGGCAACTGCTTGAAGGTCAAGTCTTACCGGCAGCGGCCGAGGTCGTTGTAA